TTTATGTCAATGTTATATTCCTGAGAAGAGATCTTTGGTGTTTTTCAGAAACTTTAAGAGGTATGTAGTCCAAAGAGCTAGAAACGGTTAGTGTTGAGTTGGACACACTAAGGATGTAGCATGGGACTTGAGGAGGGCACGTGAACATGAAAGAGCTCTAatgatggtgctggtggtgctggtgatgaTAACTAATTTATTGAGGGCCAAAtattgttctaagcactttacatttaGTATGTCTTTTTGATAAAACATGGTGACTTCCGTTCTGACTACTGAAATggaattaagagaaaaagaagaagccaaGTTGAATCCCAGATGTCTAATTTGGGTGACTGGATTAATTTGTAttgcccccactcccacccctaccccaaaTTAGAGAACACAGAAGGGAAGGGCAGATTTAGGATGGGGGATATAATGTTAGTTTGAGctggaaatatttacaaaatgatgCAACAGCTtcagatgcttttaaaaaaaacttttaaaaagccccACCCCTAATGTTACTGCTGGAGTTAAAgcaatctctcttttcttcttttttctctcctccccagagCTAGCTACTGTAAGTGTGCATTATCCCTGTAGTATGCCTTGGCCATATATGTGTGTACTGTGTTTCTATTAGTAATTTGCTATGGTTTTTTCCCATATAGTGTTTTTTCAAGGTTTAGCCATGTTTTCCATGCAGATCTGTTCTTTTACATTCATGTGAAAATGCTCTGATATGTTTGCCTGTGTTTGCCCATTTTTGGGTCGTTGACAGTTCCTCCTTATGAAGTGTAATGCTACCGTGAACGTCTCTGGTATGTGTGATTTCTCTGGGTGTGTACCTGGGTCTTAAGGACACGCGAGACTGTGGGATTCATTGCTCTGCAGTGGAGTGAGCAGTCTGAAGAGTTCTTCCCTTCCACTCAGTTTCACTCTGCCACACTCAGAGGCGTGAGATGCTATCTTGTTAGTATTTACTTGATtatgagtgaggttgagcatcttttctaaATTTACTGACATTTCAGATCTTAACATATCTTTTGCCCTTATTTTCTTTGGATTGTCTTTTCTCCTTGATTTACAGGAATTAATTATATATTCTCTATAATGATGTCTGTTTATATGTTGCACATGccttcttccagtctgtggctggtttttaaagaaattacttaTTTTGTCGTTCGTGGTAtgcaagtttttaattttaactgtcTAGTGTTACTTGTTTTTGTGTCTTACATATTCAAGAAatcccaaagtcacaaagatgtATTTTTCTCAAAGGTGTAAAATTTATGTAGTGGTTTTTAGTCCATCTGGAATTAATCATTGTGAATGGTATCAAGTAGTGATTCAGTGTTTAGTTTCCCTATTAGCATAAGTACGGAATCAAAGGGCCACCCAAGGAATAGTATACCCTTTCCCCACCGACAGGTACTGCACCTTCGAAATACGTCGAGGTCTGGATATTATTCCTGAGTCCATCCTCGGTGTGCTATTCCTGGGTGACCTATTTTTCTGTCCctgtaaaaaaaagtttttgaaagagtaaaaatatatgtatattaataacCCGTTGGAGCATAACTGAGAAAAGAATAGCATCCAGAGTAAATAAAGCACTAGTGCTGTATGGACGGTTTGGGGCTATACTATAACGTGGGGGTGCTTCACTATATTCATGGTAACATGATGTAGCCTTCAGGTCACTAATCGGTTTTGAGGGCAAAGAGTGCATTCCATAAAATAATTGATGTAACTTACCAGAAAAACTGCTGGGATTTACTccatttaaaacatctttattaacttttactttttttaagttagCTCTATGAGGGCATATGCTGAAATTCTTCATCCGAATAGCATCTGACCTTACTATCTTTCTCTCCAGGTTCAAAGCCCAGGGTGTTATAGATGACATTGTCAATAGTGTCATAGACCATATACGCCCGGGTCCCTATCGCTTGGATTGGGACAGCTTAATGACTTCAATGGATATTCTGGAACACTTTGAAGAGGTATTTATTTAGAAACATCACTTCAGGTTGTGTGAGTACACGCGCGCGCgcatgagagagagcaggtgAGCGTGAGCATGTACCCACTTATATTCGCCGTATTCTTTGCTTTGAGAGTGAGTAGTCATGGCAAAGACCTCACAGGGGATACGATACTAGCTGCCTTTTAAAAACCTTGAGCTTCCTCATACTAACTAATGAGTTTAGTCAGAACTGAgtttgttttccacagtagctctCCCCTTGCTGCTTGAGAAAATTATCAGCATCTTTAATTGTAAAGTTATGTTGAGGTTCCGAAATCTAAAATTCTGAAAACAGCACCATTGTATTCAGGTTTCTAAGTAATCGGATGTAGGTTTTTCCATTAATATTAAGCCAAAAGTCAAAGATCAGAGATAACGATGCCACCTTAGGCATTAGAGAATGATGTAACTGAGGCATGttgtcttctttctctatttatattaattcattcttcccatgtttgaatttctttattGAAACATTGGGTGTTTTAGTCTAAGTATTTGTGCATTTTATCTTAAACGCCTACAGTCTACGCCACCTGCTCCCATGCTGAATGTCCTATAGGATATAAGGTCACTGTACTGAGGTAGAGATTTAGAGGCTGGGTGGCTTACCTCTTTGTACCTTGATTATATGTACCTTATTCACGTCCGTATGTAGCAGTGACATTTAGAATAGAGGTCTAAACCTATCAGAATCACTGTCAGAATTATTAGTAATAATACATTTATAGGAGTAGTCGTTTTTTACTAAGGGTTAATTTTAGGGGAATATACTCTTTGCCCTTAAATCTGAGTCCATGTTTCCTAAGTAGCAACACCTGTTACCTGTTGTCTGTCTTTCAGAATTGCTGTGTGATGCGCTACACTACGGCTGGTCAGCTTTGGAATATAATTTCCCCTCGAGAGTTTGTGGATTTCTCCTACACCGTGGACTACGAAGACGGGCTTTTGTCCTGTGGTAATGATCTCACGACCTTAtacttttttcatctgttttttttttttttaatttttatttatttatgatagtcacacagagagagagagagagaggcagagacacaggcagagggagaagcaggctccatgcactgggagcccgacgtgggattcgatccctggtctccaggatcgcgccctgggccaaaggcaagcgctaaaccgctgtgccacccagagatcccctcatCTGTTTTAAATAGTTGAGTGTTCTAGGCAGGACGTTTCTGTGTGAGAGACACTTCAGCCTCCACACTTACCTAATAATCACTAAGCTTTGCAAGCGCTACAGCGTAGGGATTAAAATCACACTATCAAGAAGGGTTTTGAAATCTTTCCGGTAAGCTTTGATTCTCAGTTACCTGGTATCCCCAGGTCACAGCTAGCGAGTAGGGCTCACGTGGCTGCCTCTGAGGCAGGGATGGAGTAAGGAGCTTCTGTCCTTCTCAGAAGACTGCCTCGtagtcacacacagaaaaacaGGCTTGGTGCGTGTTAGAATATCTTCCCTTCCTTGAGCTGTGtagtatctttcttttaaaagctgaCATTTCCTGCATTTAGAAGTCTCCTGCTTTCTAAGAGCCACCTGTAGGCGTGTTGTCTTCGAGTACAGTCTGTGCTCAGCTGGCAGCCGTCGGTAAACCCGCGCAGGCACGCGCCTCAGGCGGCCGTGCTGGTGCCCCAGGGAGTAGCGCTGGTGCCGGTTTCAGTGTTGGCACCTTGAGTCTCGGATGCTCCCGCCAAGATGCCTAGTTCACAAGGAGTTACTGAAGTGACATTTGTCACCTACTCTGATGGGATCCGAACCGTCCCCCATTCCTACCCGCCAGGCCCCCATCAGAATTCCACCTGGGAATTCTTTCCTGGTCTCTCTTGGGGCTCACTTCTCATCTACATGGTAAGAAGGGAAATATTTGAACAGGAAATCTGGTAAGGGTCTTTGAATGAGAGTTTTAGACTAATCTCAGTCACTGCTATTCatggtgttattttaaaattcccttaCAGGGCTAAGTGTTGACTGGAGTGAACAGAGACCAGAGTTTATTCGTGGGTTTAACCATCCCTGTGGCTGGTTCTGCGTTCCACGTAAAGACAATCCCCAGCAGAGTCTCTTGACGGGCTATATTCAGACGGATCTGCGTGGGATGATCCCGCAGTCTGCGGTCGATACAGCCATGGCAAGCACTTTAATCAGCTTCTATGTGGATTTACGAAAAGCCCTACAGAAGGCCTAAGATGTCTAAACTCGTAGGACAGCCGTTCCCCCAAATCAACTTTTTCCCTCAGTGGCGTGGCCTGTGAAAAtcatccttttctctcttctgtgtaGCTGTAGAAACATGAGATGATTTGTCAGTTTATCTTATTCCTTAGTTATCTAAGAGAAGGCATCTCCGTTTCCTTAGACAGTTGTTTGCGCACTGTTTGGTACAGCGGCGCATCTTGTTTGACCGAAACTCTTACGAAACTGAACATTGCCTCGATGTGAATATGAAAGCACAAGCTTCATACTGGTAAAGTCATCTGTTTTAGAGCTTTACGAACCTTTAAAAGTTTTAACTATCTTAGGAAATTAAATATCAGTGCTTTACTTTTGGTACGCTCTATGAGTTGGCCAATATCTAAAGagaagagttctttatattttataaaaggtGAACTTGTCAGTTGACTTGTACTActtcaaatattgaaaaaatcagaaatagaagaATAGAGATAGTATAGATATAATTCAGACAGTTGTTTTGATACCTAGATAACATTATTTTCtggatatcttttaaaaatgtatttgtatctTTCTGTCCATTTATTTTGGAAGTCTTCCAAAGTGTTTATGCACGGATGAGAC
The Canis lupus baileyi chromosome 2, mCanLup2.hap1, whole genome shotgun sequence genome window above contains:
- the STARD4 gene encoding stAR-related lipid transfer protein 4 isoform X1 codes for the protein MEGLPDAAAFASRLKNTLIQYHSIEDDKWRVAKKVKDVTIWRKPSEEFNGYLFKAQGVIDDIVNSVIDHIRPGPYRLDWDSLMTSMDILEHFEENCCVMRYTTAGQLWNIISPREFVDFSYTVDYEDGLLSCGLSVDWSEQRPEFIRGFNHPCGWFCVPRKDNPQQSLLTGYIQTDLRGMIPQSAVDTAMASTLISFYVDLRKALQKA
- the STARD4 gene encoding stAR-related lipid transfer protein 4 isoform X2 → MEGLPDAAAFASRLKNTLIQYHSIEDDKWRVAKKVKDVTIWRKPSEEFNGYLFKAQGVIDDIVNSVIDHIRPGPYRLDWDSLMTSMDILEHFEENCCVMRYTTAGQLWNIISPREFVDFSYTVDYEDGLLSCGLSVDWSEQRPEFIRGFNHPCGWFCVPRKDNPQQSLLTGYIQTDLRGMIPQSAVDTAMHTV
- the STARD4 gene encoding stAR-related lipid transfer protein 4 isoform X3, with amino-acid sequence MTSMDILEHFEENCCVMRYTTAGQLWNIISPREFVDFSYTVDYEDGLLSCGLSVDWSEQRPEFIRGFNHPCGWFCVPRKDNPQQSLLTGYIQTDLRGMIPQSAVDTAMASTLISFYVDLRKALQKA